A genomic region of Anopheles coustani chromosome 3, idAnoCousDA_361_x.2, whole genome shotgun sequence contains the following coding sequences:
- the LOC131272595 gene encoding uncharacterized protein LOC131272595, which translates to MIFGDLVCCVHFVVLFQSCTGAALAAAAAAADSPSVDAHVGTVGPWIVASAQVRQAGPGLAPNNRTAGRYTNSQPGELNEYCRTSQDCRQHAHDCDGRKQTCTCAEGYRPDETNRVCLGAVGRRCLYDSHCITNAYCKGQMICTCKREYGFLADDNWSCQASSGKASPRIGTSRIGGFYELRRLLPLLVASGSLWTICKRHT; encoded by the exons ATGATCTTTGGTGATTTAGTATGCTGCGTGCACTTTGTGGTTCTGTTTCAAAGCTGCACCGGTGCTGCattggcggcggcggcggcggcggcggactCACCGTCGGTGGATGCCCACGTGGGAACGGTCGGGCCGTGGATCGTGGCGTCAGCGCAGGTTCGACAAGCGGGACCCGGGCTGGCCCCGAACAACCGAACAGCCGGTCGGTACACGAACTCGCAGCCGGGAG AGCTGAACGAGTACTGCAGGACGTCCCAGGACTGCCGACAGCACGCCCATGACTGCGACGGTCGCAAGCAAACCTGCACCTGTGCCGAAGGATATCGGCCGGACGAGACGAACCGGGTCTGCCTCGGGG CCGTCGGGCGTCGCTGTCTGTACGATAGCCACTGCATCACGAACGCGTACTGCAAGGGACAAATGATTTGTACGTGCAAACGTGAGTACGGATTCCTCGCCGACGATAACTGGTCATGTCAAG CATCGTCCGGCAAAGCATCCCCACGGATCGGCACGTCTCGGATTGGAGGCTTTTACGAGCTGCGTCGTTTGCTGCCACTTCTAGTGGCCAGTGGTTCGCTGTGGACGATTTGCAAGCGGCACACGTGA